One genomic region from Streptomyces sp. NBC_00457 encodes:
- a CDS encoding AMP-dependent synthetase/ligase gives MGVRRDLKRAKQRTDLAARTEVELIRDGSGAVREARTAPLAPRVTTGSTADLPFTNAAEAPDAVVLRRERHGTWQPVTAAAFAAEVTAVAKGLIAAGLEPGGRVALMSRTRYEWTVLDFAIWTAGGKTVPIYATSSAEQVEWIVRDSGTRFVVTETAENTETVTTGTARHPEPPRIWQLDADALTQLTTLGRDIPDEEVTKRRTALTPDTVATVCYTSGTTGKPKGCVLTHANLHAEAANTVELLHPLFKEVTRQTASTLLFLPLAHILGRTLQIACLMARIEIGHCPSIKPDELRPALKEFRPTFLVGVPYLFEKIHDTGRATAEKIGRGASFDRADRIGVRFGEAYLNKFLGTGKGPGPALYAAWALYDLLVYRRVRKELGGRMRYAISGGSPLDRNLNLFFYAAGIIVYEGYGLTETTAAATIVPPLKPRPGTVGLPVPGTAIRIADDGEVLIKGGIVFGSYWNNPAATDAVLTDDWFATGDLGALDEDGYLTITGRKKDIIVTSGGKNVSPAVLEDRLRSRPPVGQCLVVGDNRPFVAALITLDPDAVAHWLAVRKLPADTPLSEVVQDPRMRAQVQKAVDYANEAVSRAESIRAFVLVEGEFTEDNGMLTPSLKVKRHAVTAAYANEIEALYGG, from the coding sequence ATGGGCGTACGCAGGGACCTCAAGCGGGCGAAGCAGCGCACCGACCTGGCCGCACGCACCGAGGTCGAGCTGATCAGGGACGGGTCGGGCGCGGTGCGCGAGGCCCGTACCGCGCCGCTCGCGCCGCGCGTCACCACCGGCAGCACGGCCGATCTGCCGTTCACCAACGCCGCGGAGGCTCCCGACGCCGTGGTCCTGCGCCGCGAGCGGCACGGCACCTGGCAGCCCGTCACGGCCGCCGCTTTCGCCGCCGAAGTCACCGCCGTCGCCAAGGGGTTGATCGCCGCCGGCCTCGAACCGGGCGGCCGGGTCGCCCTGATGTCCCGCACCCGCTACGAATGGACGGTCCTGGACTTCGCGATCTGGACGGCCGGCGGTAAGACCGTCCCGATCTACGCCACCTCCTCGGCCGAGCAGGTCGAGTGGATCGTCCGCGACTCGGGCACCCGTTTCGTCGTCACGGAGACGGCGGAGAACACCGAGACGGTGACGACGGGCACGGCCCGCCACCCCGAACCCCCGCGCATCTGGCAGCTCGACGCAGACGCACTCACCCAACTCACCACCCTCGGCCGGGACATCCCCGACGAGGAGGTCACCAAGCGCCGTACGGCCCTGACCCCCGACACGGTCGCCACGGTCTGCTACACCTCCGGCACCACCGGAAAGCCGAAAGGCTGCGTCCTCACCCACGCGAACCTCCATGCCGAGGCCGCCAACACGGTCGAACTGCTCCACCCCCTCTTCAAGGAGGTCACCCGCCAAACAGCCTCCACCCTCCTCTTCCTCCCCCTCGCCCACATCCTCGGCCGCACGCTCCAGATCGCCTGTCTCATGGCCCGTATCGAGATCGGCCACTGCCCGAGCATCAAGCCCGACGAACTCCGCCCCGCACTCAAGGAGTTCCGGCCCACCTTCCTCGTCGGCGTCCCGTATCTCTTCGAGAAGATCCACGACACCGGCCGCGCCACCGCCGAGAAGATCGGCCGCGGCGCCTCCTTCGACCGCGCCGACCGCATCGGCGTCCGCTTCGGCGAGGCATACCTGAACAAGTTCCTCGGCACCGGCAAGGGCCCGGGCCCCGCCCTCTATGCCGCCTGGGCCCTGTACGACCTGCTGGTCTACCGCCGGGTCCGCAAGGAACTCGGCGGCCGGATGCGGTACGCCATCAGCGGTGGCTCCCCGCTCGACCGCAACCTCAACCTGTTCTTCTACGCCGCCGGAATCATCGTCTACGAGGGCTACGGCCTGACCGAGACCACCGCAGCCGCCACCATCGTCCCGCCCCTCAAGCCCCGCCCCGGCACGGTCGGCCTCCCGGTCCCCGGCACGGCCATCCGTATCGCCGACGACGGCGAGGTGCTCATCAAGGGCGGGATCGTCTTCGGGTCGTACTGGAACAACCCGGCCGCCACCGACGCCGTACTCACCGACGACTGGTTCGCCACCGGCGACCTGGGCGCCCTCGACGAGGACGGCTATCTCACCATCACCGGCCGCAAGAAGGACATCATCGTCACCTCCGGCGGCAAGAACGTCTCCCCGGCCGTTCTGGAGGACCGGCTGCGCAGCCGCCCGCCCGTCGGCCAGTGCCTCGTCGTCGGCGACAACCGCCCCTTCGTGGCCGCTCTGATCACCCTCGACCCCGACGCGGTCGCCCACTGGCTGGCGGTCCGCAAACTGCCCGCCGACACCCCGCTGTCCGAGGTCGTCCAGGACCCGCGGATGCGCGCGCAGGTCCAGAAGGCCGTGGACTACGCCAACGAGGCCGTCTCCCGCGCCGAGTCGATCCGCGCCTTCGTCCTGGTCGAGGGCGAGTTCACCGAGGACAACGGCATGCTCACCCCGTCCCTGAAGGTGAAACGGCATGCGGTGACGGCGGCGTACGCGAACGAGATCGAGGCGCTGTACGGCGGGTGA
- the galE gene encoding UDP-glucose 4-epimerase GalE, which translates to MSGKCLVTGGAGYVGGVVAQHLLEAGHEVTVLDNLSTGFREGIPSGVTFIEGDIKDAAKWLDSSYDVVLHFAACALVGESVVLPEKYWDNNVAGSMALLEAMRSAGVRKLVFSSTAATYGEPEQVPIVETAPTRPTNPYGASKLAVDHMITGEAAAHGLAAVSLRYFNVAGAYGAQGERHDPESHIIPLALQVALGKRDAVSIHGDDYPTPDGTCVRDYIHVADLAEAHLLAVKAARPGEHLICNLGNGNGFSVREVIETVRQVTGHPVPEVVTARRGGDPAVLVASAGAARDRLGWSPSRADLAEIVADAWKFTQNTTR; encoded by the coding sequence ATGAGCGGGAAGTGTCTTGTCACCGGTGGAGCGGGCTATGTCGGTGGTGTCGTCGCGCAGCATCTGCTGGAGGCCGGGCACGAGGTCACCGTCCTGGACAATCTCTCGACCGGCTTCCGTGAAGGCATCCCGAGTGGCGTCACCTTCATCGAGGGCGACATCAAGGACGCCGCCAAGTGGCTCGACTCGTCGTACGACGTGGTGTTGCACTTCGCCGCGTGCGCGCTGGTCGGCGAGTCGGTCGTACTGCCCGAGAAGTACTGGGACAACAACGTCGCCGGCAGCATGGCGCTGTTGGAGGCGATGCGTTCGGCGGGCGTGCGCAAGCTGGTCTTCTCTTCGACCGCGGCCACTTATGGCGAACCCGAGCAGGTCCCGATCGTGGAGACCGCGCCGACCCGGCCGACCAACCCCTACGGCGCCTCGAAGCTCGCCGTCGACCACATGATCACCGGCGAGGCGGCGGCCCACGGCCTGGCCGCGGTCTCCCTACGCTATTTTAACGTGGCGGGCGCATACGGCGCCCAGGGCGAGCGGCACGATCCCGAGTCGCACATCATCCCGCTGGCGCTCCAGGTCGCCCTGGGGAAGCGGGACGCCGTCTCCATCCACGGCGACGACTACCCGACGCCGGACGGCACCTGCGTGCGCGACTACATCCACGTCGCCGATCTGGCCGAGGCCCATCTGCTGGCGGTGAAGGCAGCGCGCCCCGGTGAACACCTGATCTGCAACCTCGGCAACGGCAACGGCTTCTCCGTCCGTGAGGTCATCGAGACCGTCCGGCAGGTCACCGGGCACCCGGTCCCTGAGGTCGTCACGGCTCGACGCGGGGGCGATCCGGCGGTGCTGGTGGCGTCCGCCGGGGCGGCCCGGGACAGGCTCGGGTGGAGTCCGTCCCGGGCGGATCTTGCGGAGATCGTTGCCGATGCATGGAAGTTCACGCAGAACACGACGCGCTGA
- a CDS encoding glycoside hydrolase family 26 protein, producing MALERPRAVGRWLMVIAAGTAAAVASVALSTSPPPVETQHAPPGKASSAPAYGAYVHYDGATAVPLMNGLSKWLNGYELRVARTYLPGDLWSNIEGAHGFLDKWAEWRRAKDDRLFVLNVPMQERNEEGLSDAEVRELLRRGAAGEFDKHFKVLATRLVELGAPDTILVPGWEMNGISYTHRCGPDPVSWKLYWRRIVTAMRSVPGQKFRFDFTPNRGMDDIPWTACYPGDNFVDIIGMDSYDQPEGMSFDEEISEPYGLQHQVDFAKAHGKEISYPEWGLYRNGDNATYTLRMLAWMDQHKPLYATFFDKCPHGMWQCPDNPYSAALVRVWLASRIDPRQGSPVVTWPTPPPDA from the coding sequence ATGGCCCTTGAGCGCCCCCGGGCCGTCGGCCGGTGGCTGATGGTCATCGCGGCGGGAACGGCCGCGGCGGTCGCATCAGTCGCGTTGTCGACCTCGCCGCCACCTGTGGAGACGCAGCACGCGCCGCCGGGGAAGGCCTCCAGCGCTCCCGCGTACGGCGCATACGTCCACTACGACGGCGCCACCGCGGTGCCGCTGATGAACGGCCTCAGCAAGTGGCTGAACGGCTACGAGCTGCGTGTCGCGCGCACGTATCTGCCGGGGGACTTGTGGAGCAATATCGAGGGCGCCCATGGATTCCTGGACAAGTGGGCCGAGTGGCGCCGGGCCAAGGACGACCGGCTCTTCGTGCTCAATGTGCCGATGCAGGAGCGCAATGAGGAGGGGCTCTCCGACGCCGAGGTCAGAGAGCTTCTGCGGCGCGGCGCGGCCGGCGAGTTCGACAAGCACTTCAAGGTCCTGGCGACCCGGCTGGTCGAACTGGGGGCGCCGGACACGATTCTGGTACCGGGCTGGGAGATGAACGGCATCTCGTACACCCATCGCTGCGGTCCTGATCCGGTGAGCTGGAAGCTGTACTGGCGGCGGATCGTGACCGCGATGCGTTCCGTGCCGGGGCAGAAATTCAGATTCGACTTCACCCCGAACCGGGGAATGGACGACATTCCATGGACCGCTTGCTATCCCGGCGACAATTTCGTGGACATCATCGGCATGGACTCCTACGACCAGCCGGAGGGGATGTCGTTCGACGAGGAGATCTCGGAGCCCTACGGCCTGCAGCATCAGGTGGATTTCGCGAAGGCTCACGGGAAGGAGATCTCGTATCCCGAGTGGGGTCTGTACCGCAACGGTGACAACGCGACGTACACGCTGCGGATGCTCGCGTGGATGGACCAGCACAAACCGCTGTACGCCACGTTCTTCGACAAATGCCCGCACGGTATGTGGCAGTGCCCCGACAACCCCTATTCGGCCGCCCTGGTCCGCGTGTGGCTGGCCTCCCGGATCGACCCGAGGCAGGGCTCGCCCGTCGTCACATGGCCGACGCCCCCGCCGGATGCATGA
- a CDS encoding LPXTG cell wall anchor domain-containing protein codes for MRQTLSKGLIVAVAATTSALSLYGTWAFATPGKLGTAAQSPAVLSGNTDGPDGLNGLDDKLTNLDERLDQLRVPQPWFENGTFGYDTDTDTDTEDTSGHHSEQPSVPSGYGSEVPSGYGSEEPSGYGPEEPPSYGREEPSEKPTCECHSHHPEPTPTPTPTPTPTPTPTPTPTKTVTPPPSHKPTPTPSKTPPVKPHHPQMPETGAEGIIAATAAGGALLAAGTVLYRRGRAGTHR; via the coding sequence GTGCGACAGACCCTCAGCAAGGGATTGATCGTGGCCGTCGCCGCCACGACAAGCGCCCTGTCCCTGTACGGCACCTGGGCCTTCGCGACACCCGGCAAGCTCGGGACCGCGGCCCAGTCCCCGGCCGTACTGTCCGGCAACACGGACGGACCGGACGGCCTGAACGGCCTGGACGACAAGCTGACCAACCTGGACGAGCGGCTGGACCAACTGCGAGTCCCGCAGCCGTGGTTCGAAAACGGCACCTTCGGCTACGACACCGACACCGACACCGACACCGAGGACACGTCCGGCCACCACTCCGAGCAGCCGTCCGTCCCGTCCGGATACGGCAGTGAGGTCCCGTCCGGATACGGCAGCGAGGAGCCTTCCGGGTACGGCCCGGAAGAGCCGCCCAGTTACGGCCGCGAGGAGCCGAGCGAGAAGCCGACCTGCGAGTGCCACAGCCACCACCCCGAGCCGACCCCCACACCCACACCTACGCCCACCCCCACCCCCACCCCCACACCCACCCCGACCAAGACGGTCACGCCACCGCCCTCCCACAAGCCGACGCCCACCCCGTCGAAGACACCGCCGGTAAAGCCCCACCATCCACAGATGCCCGAAACCGGCGCTGAGGGCATCATCGCGGCGACGGCCGCAGGCGGAGCACTCCTGGCAGCCGGAACCGTCCTGTACCGGCGGGGCAGGGCAGGGACTCACCGGTAG
- a CDS encoding chorismate mutase: protein MHSRRLRSALVAVCAATALSLSGAASAAAQPSAPPRAASVAPGLVPLTDLFAERLLLADKVAAAKYGTDKPIDDPVREQQILDDVAARATGLGLDPAAVQAVFRDQIEANKLVQRGLYGRWDAHPEERPTERPDLVTEVRPQLDRITTELLTALKDTQRLRTSPSCEPRLLLAASWSAYRHELDVLHLKGLQRAVPSVCGGESQS, encoded by the coding sequence GTGCACTCCCGACGTCTCCGGTCCGCCCTGGTGGCCGTCTGCGCCGCCACCGCCCTGTCCCTCTCCGGCGCCGCATCGGCCGCCGCACAGCCCTCGGCTCCCCCGCGGGCGGCCTCCGTCGCCCCCGGACTCGTCCCGCTGACCGACCTGTTCGCCGAGCGGCTGCTGCTCGCCGACAAGGTGGCGGCCGCCAAGTACGGCACCGACAAGCCGATCGACGACCCGGTGCGCGAGCAGCAGATCCTGGACGACGTCGCCGCCCGGGCGACCGGGCTCGGGCTGGACCCGGCGGCCGTCCAGGCCGTGTTCCGGGACCAGATCGAGGCGAACAAGCTGGTGCAGCGCGGGCTGTACGGACGCTGGGACGCGCATCCCGAGGAGCGGCCCACCGAGCGCCCCGACCTGGTCACGGAGGTGCGGCCGCAACTCGACCGCATCACCACCGAGTTGCTGACCGCGCTCAAGGACACGCAGCGGCTGCGGACGTCGCCGTCGTGCGAGCCGAGGCTCCTTCTGGCAGCCAGTTGGTCGGCGTACCGCCATGAGCTGGACGTCCTGCATCTGAAAGGGCTTCAGCGGGCCGTGCCCTCCGTGTGCGGGGGCGAGTCTCAGTCCTGA